The region AACAATATAAAGTATCTGCCACACAAATTGTTTGGTCGCACACTACTAATTTaatatgaaatgtatttttcaGACGATAGCACAGGCCGTGGGAGATTGGTTTTTCGACCGGAGCGAGTTCCAGGAGATGGACATGCTCAATGACTTGCCACGGAACTGCACTGGCTTCGACGACAAACCTACTTTGGAGAAAAAAGTGTAGGGATTATATTCATCATTAGATGCCATGAATTGATACTTGTGAATTTGAATTTCTAATTTCAATTATGAATGAAGTGTTAAAGTTTTCGGTTAAATTCGGCTTCTTAATTACAAGTTAATTGATGGTTGGTTAAATTCGACTTATAGATTTTACAAGTTAATTGATGGTGATAATGTAGGTTACGAGTTATGAAATGAATTAAGTGGGTGATGTCATCTATTAAGAGCATCCCATCGCTGCTCGATGGggcggacggcgtccgtgccgacAGCGTCCGTGCCGACAGCGCGACACACTCGTGTCCGCCTGCTGCTGTGCTCGCGCCGACggcacgacgctgctcgatatatcgagcacgtccgtgccgcagGGCGACATGACAGCATTCTATTAGCCAACCGCAATGCCGTtggctttttctatttttttaaattcaaatttaatttaaaaattgtttttaaattaaaaatatatattttcccacttcccaatatattatatccgttttctctccacttttactttatttttcgttttttccccaaaaatcacatttttcatctatatataccctcatttccacacaaaaaatttcacatcacACTATACAATTCTcttcaattctcaatcttttcactcttgcaaaaaaaatgtccggcttcggcgatcacccctccgactcccgcggatggaaccacgaatggttcaaCCCAACACCATTCCCTCATGCGGATATGGAATTCTCgacccctcctcaaacccaaggttctcaaatttcgggtggctaccggccttatcCGGTGGACGAGCAAGATGCCACCAAtaggcgatacgggtggacactcGAACAAGGATCGGGAGCGACATGAGCGGGGCCGACATCATCACGGCCACCATGTCGACCTACCATTCCATgcattacaaaccattcaagaACCTCAGCGATTGGCAGCAGGTTCGTAGAAATCCGAAGTATAAGGTAGGCTTATCGccctcctccagcaaacggttaAGGTCGTTATCCCTATTTGACGGCGCCTccgatgaggtggctagccaacttgccgaagctaacttgggtagccctgaCACCGGCACGGGTAGTTCCCAACGCctgccgcaaggaaggaagaaggcgacggtcaaccgccgtcgcgccgagACTCCATCAgcccccgctcccgctccctttgtgccacctcaacccccaccaactcattgtggacccttttggctcaactcaatttggccgataagtctcggatgactcccgagcaacttgattcacatttgacaATGATATGAGGTCTCCGAAAAACATTGGGGATGGGGCCGGAGGACTAGTCTTCCACGGgagtatttttaattatgtaatttttattttttaggattttaattatgtaatttttaatttttaggactttaattatgtaatttttaatttttaggattctaattatgtacttttaattttttttgtaatttgtaatagtattccgggtatttttaatgcattttaatattgtagaaaggttttatttaaattgaataacaGAATGGTAGGACTCGTGAGCATGTCCTTgtggaagagcatgaatgtgggtgttgtgctcttggggaagagcagagagtaaaaaataaataaaagtaggtCCAGGCCCACTTCCAtgttcttaggcaagagcatggatgaggATGCTGTAAAGCAAAATGTTGTAACTTAGGGTTAAATTCAACTTCTTAATTACTCCACAATTTAATTGTTGGTGacaatatatactactattaaatagaTAGGTTACAAGTAATGAAATGAATAAAGTGAGGGatatgacatctataaaagcaAGACGTTGTAACTAGGGTTATTATACATATTATCTTAGAAGCATGAGTCCTCAAAACTCAGTCATGATGATGGTGATTATGATAAGTAGTTTGGTTGTAATGAGTGTCGATCTGAAAGAGTGCTACAAGATTTGGGATGATAATTGTAAATTTGGGCTGCTGAAAGAGATCTGCAACGATATTAGTGATTACCCTGAGATTATTTGTTGTAATATCCTTTTTTATAAGAGGTTAGATTCTGATTGCTACTATGCAATTGTTGATGACTTAAAAAACAGTTCCGCTTGCCAACACCCAGACGTGGCTACCAGTAGAGCTTCATTCATATTTACTTATTGTCAAGGCTGATGCTCCTATAATATATTTCAAACTTCATTTAATAATTGTATCATTATGGATACAAATTGTTTATTCTACTGGTGATCAAATTATATAAGATTAATTACTTCAAACCAATGTCTTTTTTATCTTATGATCTAGTACTATGTTTAGGGTGTTGGAAAAGAGTGGATTACATAATTAACCAAAGATTATCATACCTACCAATAAGATATTATGTACACAATCACAATATGGTCCAATCAGAGTACTGATTCAAACCAAAAGTGGAACTGCTAAAACACAATTGAGAAAATAAAGTGTTgggcaataaaaaaaatctatctCTATCCAGAAACTGTTCAAGCCAAAATGCTTCTCAGAAAGACCACCAAGAACTAAGGTTCGTGCAGCAGATCGAGCATTGCAGctgaaactgaaactgaaactgaaactgaaactgaaactgaaacaGAAACTCGAAAGATCATACAAACTGAAGctgaaactgaaactgaaagATCAGAACATACAAACTCGATAGATATATCTAAGATACGGGAAATTGACAGCAACTATGGCCATTGCAGCTTCATTTTCCAGATCTCGGGGCTGTTTCCTCTATTATCAAGCATTCCTCTTTCTTCTATTTGTGCAGCTCTTGTAACAAATCATCATTGGTAATCTGTCACGAGTACATAAAAAATTTCACAATCATGGAACCATCCCTGATGAAAACTAAAAAGCAGAAATAAAAGACTGGGCAGATAATATTTCATAAAAGAACTTCAACTCACATATGATAAAAACTGTTAATCTGTGCCTATTTTAAGTATTACTGACAACAATTAACAGCGAGGAGAGGCTATTGAAGGTTTTCAAGTGAAATACCTCTGTTCTTTCATCGCGCATCATGTTGATAGCAGCAAGGAGATGATGAATAAACGGCAATGGCCAAAGTCGGAATACATTATCCGTCTCGTTTTTAATGGGCCGGTTTTCGGTCGGCCCAAGTAAAACTGACCCGGATATGGTTCAATTAGATTCAACTTAATTGGGCTGAAAATACAAAATGAGTAGAATTGTAGCCCATTAGCCTCTTTATTGACAAGCCCATatatttctctcttcatctgtctgtctttacttaactcacctaacacaatttttcttaatattcgtgccgaaaagaaacgttttcattactatggaacggagggagtaattgtgaTATAGTATTACTTAGAGGGTTTAGTGTTGATAATAGAATAGATAATTTGATTACACTAATGAATGTATTTCATTAACACTTTGAGCCATTAAAATGGACAACAAAGATTATCAATTGATTTCTTCTTCCGGTTTTAAATGTATATATCTATTTAATCGCTTTAAACATATGAAAACTTTGAACCATTAGCTTGTCAGTTTGATAATACTACTATGTATTGATAattttatattcatatatattattaatacgTTACCAACATAAACAAAAGCCCGTCTAGCTTTGGTAGAGCACAAGGCTCTTAACCTTGTGTATGGGCCATTTATATACTTTTTTATAAATTGGCCATTTGTAtactttaaattaaaataaatttatcctATATTTTCACTATCTAAAGTTCTTAAATCATATACTTCATACATGTATAGCTTAATTTAGTAATCTTAAAAGCAAAACAAGAATTCTTGATGAAATTGTTGAAGTGGACAATGTGAAGGGCAATCCTTAAAAAAtgtgttttgattttgttttccgAATTTTTGTATTGGTTGGTGACCTACTTTCTTTTCTAAGGATACTTATCAAGCCTCGGTTTTAATACATTGAACTCCCAATTTGTTGATCTCTAATTAATACTCACTCTTATCGGCTTAACTTTGGCTAATATCGTCACATGATATTTTCAAGagttaaattgaaaataattactatattgCTAATCTATGGATATGATATTGGGAAAGATCACAAATGCGACAAATTGGATGGTAGGCCAAAAATCATTCctttaggccatgtttggttggcgggaaagtaaagttggcaaggaaaatgattcctagAAAAATGAATCCCGCGAATATGATTCCCAATATATTTACTTTctcgtgtttggaaaatatcaagattttaaagtttatatttgatttgaacactaaactaaaaatttacttatcattttttatttataaaaaataataatacatattatttaataaattattaattacaaatgataataattatattattttatttattattacgatggatagtttaaatatggattatacatcataatatataataatataataataaataaattttataatttaaaattttactacaattttattgttaattactaatttataaagtaataattattatattattatataattttaattatatttaattatttaatacattattattattaagataataaaaattaaatataaatattaataatatagttataattatgataatttgaattatagttatttattatcctgaaattaagtatggtttatacttttaaattatttttaaaacattgtaaataataataatgatgataataataataaaactatactatattgcattaaatatataagaatcctaaaactagGAAAAGAATAACtgagaaaagttaggattcagaatcctagaaagttgtactaactttccttgtttcagaattttgattacttttccagtttgattaaaaacggaaacaaacacagaaatttaaaatttaatgaatcagattactttcacATACAGAATCCTAGCAACCAGACATGGCCTTAATGGCAAAACAGATATACCTAAAGATTAGGAATTGTTCTATTTAAAGTTAAAATCAATTGTCAAAAATACTTATCGTCTTCATTTTACGCTACTTTTGGTGCAATAATAAATTTATGGCCCATGTTTTAAAAGATTCAGCAGGCAAAAAAGTGAATGCAATATCAAGATGTAATAAATTTATGGCCCATGTTTTACAAGATTCAGCAAAAAAGTGAATGCAATATCAAGATGCATCAATTGATATGTTTTGATATAATAATGTTAATGCTCCATTATTATATAGTGGGCATATATCTCATCAAGTTAGGAATGTAATGTATCAAGTTGgtcaaattaaaatgaatacATATCTTGGGAATACAAAATCACGTGAAGGTCAAATTAAATGATTACATAACTTGGGAATACAAAATCACGTGAATTCCTACTAAAATGGGAGTGGATGCATACATTATTGAGTAAATTTCTAAGGCTGTAACTCTGAAACATTGCTTGTATcattactgagtaaatttctaAGGCTGTAACTCTAAAACATTGATTGCTTCATGTCCATGAGCagaagtctcatttctttctGACACGTGGATTTTAAAAAACGTTAagaaaaatggtgaaaaaaaagttagtgaaatatgagtgagttttaaatgaaatgtgagtggaatgagttagttgaatgtaGGGCCTATATAATAGTAAAAGTCAAccaggactcctattcacggttaacagacggaccgaaatggaaaaaatggactcctattcgcggacatgGGGAGTAATTTTGGAAtgattttttctttaaaaatactCACTGTTCTATAATCCAAAAAATTAACGAGCATATAACAATCCATTAATTTTCATATACTCCTATTGATTAAAAAATTGTTGAGAAAGATCTCAAAATTGGATGGATTAATAACTAAGTAAAACTCGAACACTAATAGTGATACAGTATCAATAATCTGTATGAGTGGAAGACCTTAAATTTGTTgatcatatttttatttcccATAGTTTTTTTGGTAAATATTTATGCTTtttatttgaagttttaatCTCAGTAGTAGTATCTAATAGTAACCAACTCTAGGAGTGATAATAGTATGTGGACAGGAGCCTAATTAAAATGCAATATTATCTCTTGTTTCCTTTTCAAGTATATATTCCAGAAGCTGAATCAAAATGCATTCATATCTCTTGTTTCCTTCTCAAATATAATTTAGAAATATGAATTCAGTTCAAATTAGATTCAAAGTTGGGATACAAACaactaaatataattattgAGTCAATTCCGAATTCTAAAACTCCCATTTTTTCCtctaaaaatattagtattctATAATCCCAAAAAAATAACTTGTAACAATCCATTAAGTTTTAATCTCAGtagtttataattttagttaTAGGTGGAGAAATGAGTTAGTTTAAAGTTGGGAATGGgataaataaatatagaatAACTAGTATTTGTGTAGACCAATGAGAATGATCCAATTCCATGCAGATTTAGGACAGTTTGGCAGGTGGATGGAtgtctccatctccatctccattcATTAAGACACCTCAGTCTCACATTTCCATTCATTAATAAGAGTGGAGATTTTAGATTCAAACTCACACAGCTTACACTCTCAGTCTCACTTTGCCAGCTCTGAACTAATTAACAAGTCGATTTCGTTTCAATCATTGTGCAGAGACACAAGTCATGGCTGCATTACTACTCCCACTTACTATCCTATCTTTGGTTACGGCCGGAATCGTAGCAGTCCACAACGTCTCCATCTCTCTGTTGGACTCCGCTGTAGCCAGAGGAGCTGGTAcgtacacacacacacacacacacacacatatatatgtatatgtttgATTCTCAACTGTTGCTAATTCATTGCTTAACTATTTGTGTATATAGTCTGTCTAGACGGCACCCCTCCTGCCTATGCTTATAGCCCAGGGTTCGGAGACGGAGTCGACAACTGGCACGTATTCCTACAGGTATATGAATATGAACAGCTTTTGTGGATTTTTATCATTTACTTCTATTATTGTTGAGTTCATATGCCTTTATGATAATAAGACTAACAATTTGGAGTTGCAAGGGTGGTGGGTGGTGTCACAATGTAGATAACTGCCTCGATAGAACCAGAGATCCTAAAGGAAGTAGTGCTAAGCTTATGACGGAGCAGAATGGTGTCGCATCCTTTGGAGGGATGCTCGATGCCAATTCCACCTTGAATCCtggtatatatgtgtagttaaATCTAATCAAAATTACAATTTCATTTCTctaatttcaaatatataacTTAATTCTTGCATATGTATGATTTCAGATTTCTACAATTGGCACGTGTTCAAAATCTTCTACTGCGACGGCTCATCTTTCATGTCCAATGTTGAGGACGTAGACCCTGTAAGTTTTTATATTTCTTCCATGTCACAAATAAGCACAACTAGTTATACTAGCCTAACATGCACTCTTTTAAAAACCGGACTGGACGGTTCGGCACGAACTAGAAGGCTGATGCGTCCGATTTAGTCCTAATTGTATGTTTTACTCAATTCAATTATAGCTGCATCACTTTACTCAATTGTTAATTTCTGAAACATTTATATAGAAGCACAACCTGACTTATAGAGGTGCTAGAATATATGATGCTATGATGGATGAGCTCCTACGAATCGGAATGGGAAATGCTAAAAATGTATGTGTTATTCAATTATAGTAACTCTTgacttaattaaattctaattgCTACTTGATATTAATTGAtgctagtattatttttataggcTTTATTGTCAGGCACTTCGGCAGGTGGATTAGCCACTACTTTACACTGTGATAAGTTTCAATCATTGTTTCACAACACAACTAAAGTGAAGTGCGTATCTGATTCAGGTTTTTTTGTTCATGGGTAAGACCATCTCTATTAATTACCtatttatcaaaatattttttattatatattatctTACTAtgacattgattaattttgttTGGCTCACTAGAGAGCATTTTATCGGAGCTGATTGGAGAGAAGCTTACTTCTTTAATGTGATATCAACACATGTATGTattcttttaatttcattttactctattttataatcaagtagtactatatattattaCCACGTGTATTCTTACattctttcttcattttttgcTATGTACATATATAGGGTTTTCTTACattctttcttcattttttgcTATGTACATATATAGGGTTTGACGAATATGTTACCCACATCATGCACATCCAAATTTAGCCCAACACTGGTATGAATATAGTATTAGCTCATTTTCATTACTTTTTTGGATAATATAATTAAGTATTCCTTATAATCATATTTGTATTTGTAGTGTATATTTCCTGAAAATTTGGTCCCACATATCCAAACCCCACTATTTTTAATTGAATCAGCATTTGACAAATATCAGGTATGAGCAATCTTATAATGTAATAATTATTAGTATTCATTAATTTCTTTgatgttataattatatttttttatttccaatctACCTGTCACAGATCTCAAACAATGTGTTCTCTCCGAGTGATGCTAGCCCGAGATGGATCAATTGCATCAATAACTTGACATTTTGCAATTGGAGTGAGATAAAAATCATGAAAGGTATATACAATATTATTACTAAGTTTGACTCTATTTAATATTAATCTATCTCCCATAATATTttttgttagattttagataCACATTCATAAATACGCTGAAAAGTACAATTGAGAATAGCTCCTCAAGGAGAGGCTATTTTGTACATAGTTGCTACCAACATGGCCATATGGAATACGTACGCGGTTCGACATGCTCATTGTTTGTTGGAAACGGACTTGCTAACAAAGTAAGTGAAACTATATAAGGTATCTGCCACACAAATTGTTTGGTCGCACACTACTAATTTAGTATGAAATGTATTTTCAGACGATAGCACAAGCCGTGGGAGATTGGTTTTTCGACCGGAGCGAGTTCCAGGAGATGGACATGCTCAATGACTTGCCACGGAACTGCACTGGCTTCGACGACCAACCTACTTTGGAGAAAAAGTGTAGGGATCATATTCATCATTAGATGCCATGAATTGATAGCTTGCGAATTTGAAGTACTAATTTCAATTATTAATGAAGTGTTAAAGTTTTCGGTTAAATTCGGCTTCTTAATTACAGGTTAATTGATGGTTGGTTAAATTCGACGTATTAAttatacaaattaattaatggtgacaataaatactactattacaTAGATAGGTTATAAGTAATGGAATGAATTAAGTGAGGGatatgacatctataaaagcaAGACGTTGTAACTAAGGGTATTATACATATTATCTTAGAAGCATGAGTCCTCAAAACTCAGtcatggtgatggtgatggtgattaTGATAAGTAGTTTGGTTGTAATGAGTGTCGATCTGAAAGAGTGCTACACGATGTGGGATGATAATTGTAAATATGGGCTGCTGAAAGAGATATGCAACAATATTTGGGATAACCCTGAGACTATTTGTTGTGGTACCCTTCTTAGTCAGAGGTTTAGTTTTGATTGCTACTATGCAATTGTTGATGACTTAAAAAACAGTTCCGCTTGCCAACACCCAGACGTGGCTTCCAGTAGAGCTTTATTCATATTTACTAATTGTGAATGAATTTACTTATTGACAAACAAGGCTGATGCTCCTATAATATATTTCAAACTTCATTTAATAATTGAATCATTATAGATACAAATTGTTTATTCTACCGGTGATCAAATTATATAAGATTAATTACTTCAAACCAATGTCTTTTTTATCTTATGCTCTAGTACTATGTTTTCGTTGTTGGAAAAGAGTGGATTACATAATTAACCAAAGATTATCATACCTACCAATAAAATATTATGTATGGCCCAATTAGAGTACTGATTCAAACCAAAAGAGGAACTGCTAAAACACAATTGAGAAAATAAAGTGTTGGCCGGATTCAAGAACAAACTCAGGACGGAGCTGCTCGTTTGCATTCTAGGGACGAAGCTCGGCCTTCAATCAGAAAAATTGTGCGTTACCAATTGAGAATATAAGCCCATACCTCTGTTCCCGGCTGCTGGGAGTCCCGGGGTGAAGAAACATGTTTTTTGCCTAAAACAAaagaaccaattttaaagttgttttaAAAATCTTTAATTGAAGATCTCCAGGAATACAGAGGGGGCGGACGTATCCTAAATCCATTCCAGCTCTTCGAGAAATCGTCACCTGACACGAAAAATAAACGACAATACTTTAGAATTTCCCATTTGATTAACAGAACTCTAATAAAATGCTTCTAGGTTAAAATAGAAGGGAGCATAAGGAAGCAACTGAAACTGAAAGATCAGAACATAAAAACTCGATAGATATATCTATGATCCGGGAAATTGACAGCAACTATGGCCATTTCAGCTTCATTTATAGCTACTTGCTTCCAGATCTCGGGGCTGTTCTCTCTATTATCAAGCATTCCTCTTTCTTCTATTTGTGCAGCTCTTGTAACAAATCATCATTAGTAATCTGTCACGAGTACATAAAAAATTTCACAATCATGGAACCATCCCTGATGAAAACTAAAAAGCACAAATAAAAGACGGGCAGATAATTTCTCATAAAAGAACTTCAACTCACATATGATAAAAACTGTTCATCTGTGCCTGTTTTAAGTATTACTGGCAACAATTAACAGCGAGGAGAGGCTATTGAAGGTTTTCAAGTGAAATACCTCTGTTCTTTCATCGCGCATCATGTTGATAGCAGCAACCTCGATAATGTTGGACAGCTCAGCACCAACCACTCCATCAGTCATAGTCGCAGCAGCCAAATAGTCCACGTCAGGGGCCATTGCTTTCTTCCTAGCATGAACCTGAAACCAAACAATGAGACCGCGTAGACCAATTGAAAGTACTGCTGATGGAAGGCAACAAACCGCATCTTCAGAATTTCAACACGGCCAACCAGTCCAGGCTTGGGTATGTGTATTTTCCGGTTGAACCTCCCTGGTCTCACAAGTGATGCATCCAAAATGTCTGGCCTGTTTGTAGAAGCAATGGTAATGACTTCTCCTCTGCCTTCGAACCCATCCAGGCACACAAGAAGCTAGAGGATCGATAAGGTATTTTATATTACAGTCGAATCAGACCATTATTGTGTCACATCAAAATTATAAGCAATCAAATATGTGCAAGAGACCGGATTTAAAGTAGCATCACGTTCTTGCCCACCAGACCACTTAATCAAACCATGTGCACTTCCATCAACATCCAGTTCATCGATGAAAACAACAGATGGAGCCTGCAAATGCTTGACTCACGCACATCACATCACTTCCACAAATATAAGCTCTGTGAAAGTAAGAAAACAACAATGCATGGTCTTTGAAGAACAAATGCAGTCAAAATCTCATGGACAAAAAGGAGCAACTATTAGAATTAATGAGCAACGAGAGTAAATATGTACGGTCTCCGGTCAAACCTATAAGAAATCATAAGGCACTCAAGAATGGAACTCCTCCCAAAAGCTAACTAAAAGGTggaatcataacaaaatattaGAATTTAGGAATCGAGTATCAAAAGCATTCCACGTTCTGAGTAGTAAACCTATTTGCTTGATCCAAAGAGGCCCAACAATCACCACAATCAGATAAAAGGAATTGAAATCTCACATTGTCCCTTGCTTCTTGATAGAGTGCTCGTACGCGAGAAGCGCAACTCCCACATATATTTCGACAAACTGAGATGCAGATATGGAGAAGAAGTTTACACCTGCCTCACCAGCAACAGCTTTTGCTAATAATGTCTTCCCCACTCCTGGAGGGCCACAAAGAAGTATACCACCTGACGTATTCCAACCCAACATTAGGCAACATATATTTCTACTTCCTAAACCGAATTGTTGCACAGATCATATATTCTTCACATCCCAGATCCAAATACctagtcaatttttttaaatatgaaagAATATGATTAAA is a window of Salvia splendens isolate huo1 chromosome 3, SspV2, whole genome shotgun sequence DNA encoding:
- the LOC121794275 gene encoding pectin acetylesterase 11-like isoform X2, whose amino-acid sequence is MAALLLPLTILSLVTAGIVAVHNVSISLLDSAVARGAVCLDGTPPAYAYSPGFGDGVDNWHVFLQGGGWCHNVDNCLDRTRDPKGSSAKLMTEQNGVASFGGMLDANSTLNPDFYNWHVFKIFYCDGSSFMSNVEDVDPKHNLTYRGARIYDAMMDELLRIGMGNAKNALLSGTSAGGLATTLHCDKFQSLFHNTTKVKCVSDSGFFVHGEHFIGADWREAYFFNVISTHGLTNMLPTSCTSKFSPTLCIFPENLVPHIQTPLFLIESAFDKYQISNNVFSPSDASPRWINCINNLTFCNWSEIKIMKDTHS
- the LOC121794275 gene encoding pectin acetylesterase 11-like isoform X1; its protein translation is MAALLLPLTILSLVTAGIVAVHNVSISLLDSAVARGAVCLDGTPPAYAYSPGFGDGVDNWHVFLQGGGWCHNVDNCLDRTRDPKGSSAKLMTEQNGVASFGGMLDANSTLNPDFYNWHVFKIFYCDGSSFMSNVEDVDPKHNLTYRGARIYDAMMDELLRIGMGNAKNALLSGTSAGGLATTLHCDKFQSLFHNTTKVKCVSDSGFFVHGEHFIGADWREAYFFNVISTHGLTNMLPTSCTSKFSPTLCIFPENLVPHIQTPLFLIESAFDKYQISNNVFSPSDASPRWINCINNLTFCNWSEIKIMKDFRYTFINTLKSTIENSSSRRGYFVHSCYQHGHMEYVRGSTCSLFVGNGLANKTIAQAVGDWFFDRSEFQEMDMLNDLPRNCTGFDDQPTLEKKCRDHIHH